In the genome of Fusarium poae strain DAOMC 252244 chromosome 1, whole genome shotgun sequence, the window ACGAAAAGGCAGACACTGTGGCAACTGTAGATGTATTAACCAAGCTTCGAGGCATTGGCCCCGCGACAGCATCTTTACTCTTGGCTGTTCATGATGCAAGTCGGGTCATCTTCTTTGCCGACGAGGCTTTCTGGTGGCTATGCTGCAGTGGGAAGCAGACTCCTATCAAGTACAATGCTAAGGAGTATCGCATGCTATGCTCCGAAGTTGACGGCTTGCGAAATAGGCTTGGCGTGAAAGCAAGTGACATAGAAAAGGTTGCATATGTCCTGATGAAGCAACCAGGTCCAACGGAGCAATCGCATGATGCTGCACCTgtcaagaaggagaaagGGAGCACATCGACAACAGCACCgacaaagaagaggaaggtcaATGAAAAAGAGACTAGGAAAACGGACAACGCCGTCAAACAGCAACCTTCACTTCGTCGATCGAAACGTGTCAAGTCCTAGCTAGTCCTACGTGACGAACTAGTGCTCATAACTAGGCGACGCCTTGTCTCTTCACATGCACTTACAAAGTTCTCCAGTGCAGGGTTATCAGATCCAGCCTGTCGGATTCCACAGCTGGTCGCTACACGACAGCGCCCTAAGCTGACCAAGGCAATCAAGACAACATATCTCGAAGGATCGGATACCCGGGCCGTGACGGCGTCAACATCCGAAGAATTTCCGACAGACGACGGGTTCTTATGTTGAAATCAATGGCTCAGTGCCTGGTTGATGAAATCCGCCATGAAGTGGCTAGAGAGTGGTGACGGGCCTTGTCGGCTGTGTGTATAAAAGCCGTACACCTCACGAATCGAGCATATCGAGGTTTCTCCCCAAGTGGCGATCGAAATTCGTCTCTGCTATTGCTTAAATAGTTGATTTCGCTTCTTGTCTTCTGCAATATACACATAATTAAACCAACTCACAGTGGTTCAGTGCAACTTACCTATCTGCTATCTCTGATAACCAACTACATATATCCATCCACAAGCTTCAAAACATGGCACCAAAGGGTCACCGACATGGACCTTCAAGCAGCATGTTTGCTCAGATTACTGAACCTATACCCCTGCCTTCCCGGTTCGCACGGATCAAAAAAGATCTCATCGAGGGTAAACAAGATCAAATCAAGGCCGCATGGACAAGACTACTCCTCGAGTTGAAGACTCAAATCGATATCATTGCCAAGGCGGGCCCAGATATCTACCCTTCCATCGACTTTGAAGATCTTAAAAACTCGTCCGGGACGAATTCCTTCTCTTCCGCACTCAAGGGTCGTGGTGTCGCAGTTGTTCGGAATGTGATACCTCGTAGTCTGGCTGCAGAGTGGAAGGCAGAGACGGAAGCCCATCTGGAACATCCCCGAGCTCGACGGCTTCCAACCCACGATCCTCATCTCTATGGTGTCTATTGGTCTTCTGGACAAATCAAAGCTCGAGCACACCAGAACATTATTTATACCCAACGTTTCTTGATGAACTTATGGCACTCGTCCGACCCAAAAGCACTTGTGAGCCCCAACTTTCCTGTCAGCTATGCCGACCGCATGAGAATTAGAACACCAGACGATGAAGCATGTTCCCTCAGCGTTTATGTCGATGGAGGGAGTGTGGAGCGTTGGGAACCTGACGGATATGGTTCAGCTGCAACTTATCAGCCCATTTTCGATGGTCGCTGGGAGGAATGGGAGCCATGGGAGAGCAGTACTCGACTAAAGGTGACGAGTGATTTATACAATGGCGATGGGTCTTGCAGCATGTTCCGCATGTTCCAGGGCTGGGTTGCTTTGAGTGATGTTCCTTTTGGTCAAGGCACCCTTCTATTGTGTCCGATGATTCGTCTTACAACTGCGTACCTTCTCCTCCGACCCTTTTTTGTTCCCAGAGACTCTTTGCCCTCAGGCTCAGACTTCCTCTTACCAGAGAATTGGATTCTTGAGGAACCGCCCTCATCTGTGATTCAAGGGGCATTGCCATCCTACACGCAAGAGCTCAACAAAGCTCTACATCCTCACCTCCAACTGGATCGAAGCATGATCCCAATACCAAAGCTTGAACCAGGAGACTATCTTGTCTGGCATCCGGATGCTGTTTATGCTCTTGATCGTCGTCACCGCCCAGACACACCTGCCACCACGATTGTATATCTCCCAGCTTGTCCTTTGACTCAAACGAATGCACTCTATTTAGCCCACCAGCGCAAGGGGTTTCTACAAGGCGAACCAGGGCCCGACTTCACTGGTGCCCTCACTGGTGATGTAGCTATAGGGGGCGAGCAGGCTATACGACAGGTTGGCGAAGCAGGAGGTGTGGATGGTATGCGGGCCATGGGTCTTTTGCCATGGGATGAAGACGAAGCCAAAGACGATATTGAATACGCTGTGTTAGAGATGGCCAACAGTGTTTTGTTTCCCGAAAAGTACGACATAGGGTATTGAATCGTTCGCTGTTTGTAGTTTGTATCAGTAGTAAGTAGGTAATGATAATTTATTTGGATTGGAACGCTTATATCACACATGGTAGcgaaaatagaaaaaaagatGGCCTGAATAATGATATTTTGCATACGCCAGACCCTGGTGACTGAAACACCAAGACGGCCAATCCAACATCACGATTCTATAAGTATGAAAATTCGAATACAATAAATGGTTGATCGTCCTATACACGTCCGATCGCCAACTTTGCGCCTGTGCTTGACCTCGAAACCGATATACCAGTTATTTTACATCTTCCGCTTCTTTTGGTGGGGGTCTGTTCGTTGTGGGCGCCCTGACAGGCACAGACTTCCATAATCCTCGACCCAGCCATGTCGACAATAAGTTATCAGCGTCACTGGGTGGGCGGGTATCTTTTGGTAGAAATAGCGTATCGTGGTGCACTTCTTAGATGCCCTTCCTGCCCTCACCGGTCTGTTGAGTAGCAGCGTACTTGTCGCTGAGCTCATCGTAGCTCTTGTGGAGCTGCTCGCTTTGCTTCTTGAGGGTCTTGAGGTCCtgctccttgagctcaagCTCCTTTCGGAGACGGGCGAGCTCACCGGGCTTACCGGCAGCGGCGAGCTTCTCGGCCTCCTTGGTGTTATCCTTGGTACCCTCGTAAGAGCGGACCTTGTCCTCGAGACGCATTACCTCGATGATCATAACGTAGGTACGGTTAAGGATGAGTGACAGGAAGAGGGTGAAACCACAAAGGTACATGTTGCGTTGGGAGTAGAACTTGCGAGCCTGGACTTCGAGACGCTCGTGACCCATGACGGCAGCACTATAAGCGAGAGTAAAAGTCAGTAACATGGCCAATTGCAATGCCGCAGTTGCGTGGGGTAACATACCCTCCTCCACCGTGCTTAGCCTGTTCCGAGGCAGCGGCGAGCTCGAGCTGGACACGGTAGACACGGTTCACGCTGTCCACGAAAAGGATcagaataaagataaaggTAATCTTCATCCAATACTGAATCTTGGCGACGACGGGGTTCTCTGAAATGAAACTGATGCTGCTGTTAGCGCAATGCTACACGAGTGAAAGGAACTTCGTGATAACGTACGTAAAGATCTTTCGCTTCACGTTGAAGGGCATGGGGAAGATCAGGAGCATGAAGAGTCCCATCTCGAAGACGAGTAGCATAAAGACCTGATTGCCATAGTTAGTGACTCGATTTCCGAAAACACTGAAGCTCCGTGTCGCGATGTAGGTAACATACAAGAGTGTAGTAGAGCGTCATGGTGACGGTGGCAGCTGACGAGGGGTAAACAGCTAAAAAAAAATGGTTTCGTATGCGAGAATCGAGAAGCTCAGAGGGAGCTTTCCGAGTGTCGAGTTCGTGAGGTGTTGAGGGGATGTCAAGAGAGGAAAATCAAATGATTGCAAGGGGAACGGAAAGCTTTCCAGTTGCGAGGTCTTCGTATTTGTAGGAGGGAGGACAAATGACAAAGGTGGTCAGTTTGGAACTGAACCTGGCAAAAAGCTGGGAAAGCTGTTCCCAGTCGAGCACCAGTTACGCTACTTCCCTCTTCCGAATCGACAACGTCATCGCCTGTGGCTGGAGGCTACTGGCCGCTAAAGGTGGCATGTGGGGCACAAGCTTCACAGGAGACGAGACTTAGGTATCTAGCACGCTTTGATACTAGTGCAGATCTACCCGTGTTATTCATTTATGAAAACATAATGCTATCTACTTATACACAAGTATGATATCAGAACATTCTTGACATGACAAGTCTATCGAGATACTTCAAAAAAGTACCAACTTATTGTCTTAAACAGCATATATACttgaagaaaacaaacaGATTAGTCAACCTGTTTGCGTCAAGGTCGAGAATCTCGACCGTCGTATTTATTATATCACGTAGCtatctctttctctttctctttatcTGATGCTTTAGCCTCTCAGGCTGTTGCTTGCCCAAGCCAGAAATCCAATCCCAGTTCGAGCTACCGCAAACATGTGCCGTCAACGTCTATTTAAAACGAACCCAGACCTATTATTCAAGTTCCCTGCCCAGACCACTCACTGGCTGGCGCTCATCCAatctccatcatctcttAACTTGGCTGGTAGACGTCGATTCCTCGCGACTCTATCGATGCGCGAACGAACTACAACGTCTtggtcgtcgtcgtcgtcaccatcatcatcatcatcatcatcctcgttgtCTTCCCCCAGCTGAATTCGAAGCCGTCTGGATTCTTCAACGGATCCCTCAGTAGGCGTCACATCTTCCATGCTATCATTAATTTCCACAGACTGTGGTTGTGGCAGTACCATCGGCCGCACGATCGTATCTGGCACCACAATATTTTTGTCCGTTTGCTCCTCTGTTTGCTCTGTTTGCTCTGTTTCCTCCGACACCGACGCCGATAACCTAGTTGTTGCGGTTGTCGGAGCTGAAGTGGGTTTCCGGGGGTATTTTCTAGGCCGACCGCTGCCGGGTCTGGCCCCTCCTCTCTTGCCTCGAGTTTTGACTTCTCCTCGAGGTTTACCACTTTGATCCGAGCCAAGTGTCTTTGCAGCAGGTCGCGCACGTTTTCGAAACCTGGCAGCCGATGGCTTGCCAGTTTCATAATCTGACTCGCCATCAGATGGCGTTTCTACGAGAGATGCATCTGTCCCGGTAGGACGAtattcctcttcttctgaaTCCTCGTCGAGAGCGCCCTTCTTACGTTTGCGCAACGGCTTCGGAGTGAATCCAAGTGTCGCCGTCAAATCATCCTCATAAACGACTTCCTGGGTCTTCTTCCCCTTTCcgggcttcttcttgtccatctTTGGGGCCTTTCTGGCGACTCCTTCCCCATTGGGTCGTCTCGTTCGCTTCTTACCCTCGCCCGATTTCTCTCCCGTCTTATGGTCGAGCAGCTTCTTTGTCAGGTTAGGGAAGTTCTCTCCATAGTTAAAGAAAAGCTCTTCTCCAGCTGCGATATCACGCATAGCTGTAAACTTGATTCGGTACTCGCCATTGACATAGAGAATGCGAGGCG includes:
- a CDS encoding hypothetical protein (BUSCO:53441at5125), which translates into the protein MASSPSIASADKVSLEEFNRLLLRYPSVIQRISDEKGVKNGQKSLKDLDEYRYSEALDCFDAGKRIRPMTIDDIKTLVEWKLRHGKFRPTLMKLVSSNDPNDAQDVIKQALEIYDEKADTVATVDVLTKLRGIGPATASLLLAVHDASRVIFFADEAFWWLCCSGKQTPIKYNAKEYRMLCSEVDGLRNRLGVKASDIEKVAYVLMKQPGPTEQSHDAAPVKKEKGSTSTTAPTKKRKVNEKETRKTDNAVKQQPSLRRSKRVKS
- a CDS encoding hypothetical protein (TransMembrane:3 (o6-28i49-66o110-132i)~BUSCO:53371at5125) codes for the protein MTLYYTLVFMLLVFEMGLFMLLIFPMPFNVKRKIFTFISENPVVAKIQYWMKITFIFILILFVDSVNRVYRVQLELAAASEQAKHGGGGAAVMGHERLEVQARKFYSQRNMYLCGFTLFLSLILNRTYVMIIEVMRLEDKVRSYEGTKDNTKEAEKLAAAGKPGELARLRKELELKEQDLKTLKKQSEQLHKSYDELSDKYAATQQTGEGRKGI